Below is a window of Ralstonia pickettii DNA.
CGCGCGAATGGTCAGGGTCTGCATCGCTCCCCGATACGCGGCCGTGACCTGGTAGCGCCCCCGAGGCAATCGCATATACAGCAGCGGCCCCTCCGTGCGCACGCGCAAACGGAGCTTGCCGCGGTCATCCGCAACGGAAACCTCCACATCCGACAGCGCCTCTCCGCTTCTGGCCGACACCACGTTCAGACGTACGTTGAAACGACGTGCCATCTTCTGCATGGTGTCGCGCTCATCGCTCCCGACACCGCCTGATACATAGGCGATGTCGTTCTGGAAGCGGACTTCCGGCGCCGCCGCCGCGTCCGGCCCAATTGCGCCAGCGTAGGTGCTGGCAGCCAGAGCGAAGCCGGCGAGGAGGCTGCATTGGAGGACCAGACGACATACGAGGCTCATCTCTCACCTCATCGCACGGCGGCTGCATGGCCGACGGTCTGTGCCAGGACCGGGATCTCGTCTTCATTGAGCGACAGGGCCTCCGCCAGAAGACGCTGGTTCAGCCAGCCACGCACCACACACCCCAGCCCGGCGGAGGCACAGTACAGCGACACGTTCTGAGAGATTGCTCCCGCGGCGACGCCGGCAAAGGTTTCGCGCACGGCTTCGGGCATCTGGTCTGCACGCGCATGGTTCACCACATACACCAGATCCAGCGGCGCCTTGCCAACAAAGTCCTGATACCCGGTAAGGTTGCGCGCATCCACCGCGTGCTTGAGACGCAAACGGTGCGGCACGGGCTCGTATTCGTAAACGCCTTCCGGCAGGGCGACGTAGATGTCGATCTCGTTCAGGCCATGCGCTGAAGGCGCGGTGCGCCCGCCTGTTTCAGGGCGGTTGATGCCGTTTGCAGCCCATAGCAAGTCGCTCAGTTGCTGCAGCGATAGCGGCGTAGGCGCGAATTCCCGGACGCTTTTCCGCTTGGCCAGCGCCGCAGCCAACGTGCTACCGCCAGTCAACAGCGGCGGCGCCAGGGCAATGGTGGCCGGTGCAGGGTGGGACGTGGGCGGCGGCAATAGATGTTGCACAGGGTCATAAGACAGGAGCATGGCCTCGCTCATGGCGTTCACCTCACAAGACTGAAATCCATCGGCCGTACATCGCCGCCTAGGCGGAGATGATCACCTTGAGCGCCTGCGTCTTCGCGGCGTTGCGGAACGTGTCGTAAGCGGTGAGGATGTCATCGAGCCTGAACCGATGCGTAATGAGCTGCCCCGGCTGCAGCTTCCCTGCCCGCACCGTTTTGAGGAGCATCGGCGTACTCACAGTGTCCACCAGCCGGGTTGTGATGGCGATGTTCTGGCTCCACAAGGTTTCCAGATGCAGGTCTGCCTTCACGCCATGCACACCGATGTTCGCAATGACACCACCGGGCGCCACCAGTTGCTGGCAGAGTTCGAACGTTGCAGGCACGCCCACCGCCTCGATCGCGCAATCGACACCCACGCCATCCGTCAACCGCTTCACGGCGGCTACGGCGTCTTCACTGGAGACGTCGATGCAGGCCGTCGCGCCCAGCCGGTTCGCCACTTCCAGCCGCGCCGCGTTCGTGTCGATCATGATGATCTGCGCCGGCGAGTAGAACTGCGCCGTCAGCAACGAGGCCAGCCCGATGGGGCCCGCGCCGACAATCGCCACGCTGTTGCCCGGCTGCACGCGGCCATTGAGCACACCGCATTCGAATCCGGTCGGGAAGATGTCTGACAGCATGACGAGCGCCTCTTCATCGACGCCCGGCGGCAGCTTGTAGAGGCTGGTCTCCGCATGCGGAATGCGGACGTATTCGGCTTGCACGCCGTCGATGCGATGGCCCAGGATCCAGCCACCCGTCTCGCAGTGCGAGTACATGCCGCGCCGGCAATTCGCACACTTGCCGCAAGACGAAATGCAGGAAATCAGCACGTGGTCACCCGGCTTGAGCGACGTCACGGCCGCGCCGACGGACTCCACTACGCCTACGCCTTCATGACCAAGGGTGCGCCCCGGCTCGCATGTGGGCACGTCCCCCTTGATGATGTGCAGATCGGTGCCGCAGATCGTTGTCAGCGTCACGCGCACCACAGCGTCGCCAGGTGCCTGCAATTCAGGTTTCGGTTTGTCGGCCAGCGTGATCTTGCCGGGCCCTTGGTAGACGAGAGCTTTCATGGAAGTCACCAATGAAGACGATGACTACATGCTAGGCAACCGCCCTGTGTAGACGTTGATCTACGTCAGTGCGCATGGCGACAGCCGCGCGATAGTAGCGACCAATGTCAGGAGGCAGAACCCGCGTATGGCCGAACACGCGCCCACTCTTCCACGCACGCCCCCAACGGAAGCCTTGGTCACTGGCATGCTTGAGGCGGCAGCGTATCCGCACCCCGCTGCAGATCTTCAGATGATCGAAACCCATCTGTCGTGGGTCTTCCTTGCCGGAGAATATGCGTACAAGGTGCGCAAGCCGATCAAGCTGGACTTCGTCGATTTTTCAACGCTCCAGGCGCGGCGGATCGACTGCGAAGAGGAGTGCCGCCTCAACCGCCGCCTTGCGCCTGCGCTATACCTTGGCGTGGTGCCCATTTCGCAAGACACGGCCACGGGCGCCGTCCGCGTCAACGGGCAAGGTTCGCCTTGCGAGTACGCGGTCCGCATGCGCCGGTTTGC
It encodes the following:
- a CDS encoding nitroreductase family protein yields the protein MSEAMLLSYDPVQHLLPPPTSHPAPATIALAPPLLTGGSTLAAALAKRKSVREFAPTPLSLQQLSDLLWAANGINRPETGGRTAPSAHGLNEIDIYVALPEGVYEYEPVPHRLRLKHAVDARNLTGYQDFVGKAPLDLVYVVNHARADQMPEAVRETFAGVAAGAISQNVSLYCASAGLGCVVRGWLNQRLLAEALSLNEDEIPVLAQTVGHAAAVR
- a CDS encoding zinc-dependent alcohol dehydrogenase family protein translates to MKALVYQGPGKITLADKPKPELQAPGDAVVRVTLTTICGTDLHIIKGDVPTCEPGRTLGHEGVGVVESVGAAVTSLKPGDHVLISCISSCGKCANCRRGMYSHCETGGWILGHRIDGVQAEYVRIPHAETSLYKLPPGVDEEALVMLSDIFPTGFECGVLNGRVQPGNSVAIVGAGPIGLASLLTAQFYSPAQIIMIDTNAARLEVANRLGATACIDVSSEDAVAAVKRLTDGVGVDCAIEAVGVPATFELCQQLVAPGGVIANIGVHGVKADLHLETLWSQNIAITTRLVDTVSTPMLLKTVRAGKLQPGQLITHRFRLDDILTAYDTFRNAAKTQALKVIISA